A single genomic interval of Spinacia oleracea cultivar Varoflay chromosome 6, BTI_SOV_V1, whole genome shotgun sequence harbors:
- the LOC110785821 gene encoding apoptosis inhibitor 5-like protein API5, with protein sequence MADAATTSTTATTNASSAAVAVEDANKDIEKLYEFGERLSEAKDKSENVKDYEGIIKAAKGSSKAKQLAAQLIPRFFKYFPNLSSSAVDAHLDLCEEEDLGVRVQAIRGLPLFCKDTPEYVSKIVDILAQLLMAEENVERDAVQKALMSLLRQDVKASLSALFKHIESIEESTDENIREKVLAFIRDKVFPLKAELLKPQEQMERHITDLVKKSLRDVTGAEFKMFIDFLKSLNLFGDKAPTERVQELIEIIESQADLDAQFDVLDVDHINRLISCQYIAIPFFMRGASNSNFLNYVNKHIIPVFDKIPEERKLDLLKNLAESSPYTAPQDARQILPYIVQLLKKYMPRKRTGEEMNFTYVECLLYTFHHLASKAPNASNSLCGYKIVTGQPSDRIGEDFSENYKDFTERLNCVEELSRATMKKLTQGMDEQNKRMASASNEVKDKIKTEKQNATTGLKTCNNILAMTQPLHKNSPSFIGDKRINLSWKEPVKSAVPSATVGGKRPASAALNGSNSNAAKKGRGGGQFQNQLVNRAFDGISYGGRGGGRGGRGRGWGGGRPGRGRGRGYR encoded by the exons ATGGCTGACGCCGCCACCACCTCCACCACAGCTACAACAAATGCTTCCTCCGCCGCCGTCGCTGTAGAAGACGCCAATAAGGACATTGAAAAGCTCTACGAGTTTGGCGAGCGTCTCAGTGAAGCCAAGGACAAGTCTGAG AATGTGAAGGATTATGAGGGGATTATTAAGGCGGCGAAAGGTAGTTCGAAGGCTAAACAATTGGCTGCGCAGCTAATTCCGAGGTTCTTCAAATACTTCCCCAACCTTTCGAGTAGTGCCGTTGATGCTCATCTTGATTTGTGCGAAGAGGAAGATCTCGGG GTTCGTGTCCAAGCTATAAGGGGTCTTCCCCTTTTCTGCAAGGATACACCAGAATATGTCTCTAAGATTGTTGACATTCTTGCTCAATTACTCATGGCTG AGGAGAATGTGGAAAGGGATGCTGTTCAGAAAGCTTTGATGTCTCTTCTGAGGCAAGATGTGAAAG CATCATTGTCAGCACTGTTTAAGCATATTGAGAGCATAGAGGAGAGTACTGATGAAAATATACGGGAGAAGGTCTTGGCCTTTATAAGAGACAAG GTTTTCCCCCTTAAAGCTGAACTTTTGAAGCCACAAGAGCAAATGGAAAGACATATAACTGATTTAGTTAAAAAG AGTTTGCGAGACGTAACTGGTGCTGAATTTAAGATGTTCATAGACTTTTTAAAAAGTTTGAACCTGTTTGGTGATAAAGCTCCTACTGAGCGTGTCCAAGAACTTATTGAAATTATAGAAAGCCAAGCTGATCTGGATGCACAATTTGAC GTCCTAGATGTAGACCATATCAACAGGCTTATATCATGCCAATATATTGCAATTCCCTTTTTCATG CGGGGGGCATCAAATAGCAACTTCCTCAACTATGTGAACAAACATATAATTCCAGTTTTTGATAAG ATTCCAGAGGAACGAAAGCTAGATCTACTAAAAAATCTTGCTGAAAGCTCTCCATATACCGCACCACAGGATGCACGCCAGATCCTTCCTTATATTGTTCAGCTTTTAAAG AAGTACATGCCTCGAAAGAGGACTGGAGAAGAGATGAACTTCACATATGTTGAGTGCTTATTGTACACTTTTCACCATTTGGCTTCGAAG GCCCCCAATGCCTCCAACAGCTTATGTGGTTACAAGATTGTAACTGGCCAACCATCAGATAGGATAGGGGAGGACTTTTCAGAGAACTATAAGGACTTCACAGAAAG GTTGAATTGTGTTGAGGAGCTCTCCAGGGCTACCATGAAGAAGTTAACTCAGGGTATGGATGAGCAAAACAAGCGGATGGCATCCGCATCGAACGAAGTTAAAGACAAGATT AAAACTGAAAAACAAAATGCTACGACAGGACTGAAAACTTGCAATAACATTCTGGCTATGACTCAG CCACTACATAAAAATTCACCTTCATTTATCGGCGACAAGAGGATCAACCTATCATGGAAAGAACCAGTAAAATCAGCTGTTCCTTCAGCTACTGTTGG GGGCAAACGGCCAGCCAGTGCTGCTCTTAATGGCTCCAACAGCAATGCAGCCAAAAAAGGGCGAGGAGGCGGACAATTTCAGAACCAGCTTGTTAACAGGGCATTTGATGGTATTTCCTACGGAGGGAGAGGTGGCGGTAGAGGGGGCCGAGGAAGAGGATGGGGTGGTGGGCGACCTGGACGTGGTAGAGGGAGGGGATATAGGTAA
- the LOC110785822 gene encoding uncharacterized protein: MQRLRKLTSSSILSIVNKTLPSLVQEAGAATPGSFLKWGSLGFVRTSKFASGFSPFEVKPLNSIMDVERAKFKSPEDLTMIWDDFHLGRGHIGATMKANMYKLFEQRANDCQYFVIPLWRGNGYTTMFSQVKIPHIIFTGLEDYKARGTQASPYFTVTHYTEFTDTKDLVLVRGDVVFTSKLTDEEAKVLLETTQSFYLNDVRYKLVERFNKQTHDFEFKDVLQALEMPSM; the protein is encoded by the exons ATGCAAAGATTACGCAAACTTACATCATCTTCAATTCTAAGCATAGTCAACAAAACTTTGCCTTCTTTAGTACAAGAAGCTGGCGCTGCAACCCCAGGGAGCTTCCTGAAATGGGGTTCACTTGGTTTTGTTCGTACATCAAAGTTTGCATCTGGGTTTTCTCCATTTGAAGTGAAGCCATTAAATTCGATCATGGATGTTGAGCGTGCTAAGTTTAAGTCTCCTGAGGATCTTACTATGATATGGGATGAT TTTCACTTGGGAAGAGGTCATATTGGCGCAACCATGAAAGCAAATATGTACAAGTTATTCGAGCAAAGGGCAAACGATTG TCAATATTTTGTCATTCCGTTGTGGAGAGGAAATGGATATACAACCATGTTTTCTCAAG TGAAGATCCCACACATAATTTTCACTGGGCTGGAAGATTATAAAGCTCGAGGAACTCAGGCATCCCCGTATTTTACTGTTACACACTACACAGAATTTACAGACACCAAAGATTTGGTACTTGTTCGTGGAGACGTAGTATTTACCAGCAAGCTCACTGACGAGGAAGCAAAAGTGCTTTTGGAGACCACTCAATCTTTTTACCTTAATGATGTGAGGTACAAGCTGGTGGAACGGTTCAACAAACAGACTCATGactttgagttcaaggatgtattgcAGGCCTTGGAAATGCCttcaatgtaa